In Vibrio alginolyticus NBRC 15630 = ATCC 17749, one genomic interval encodes:
- a CDS encoding SAM-dependent methyltransferase translates to MQKGSSIEFYQQRPQSRETVGVEEVQQQTQQFGFAEPEMDELLKYSLRTQLEAMLQNQLSTAERQRQLKESFAAAVELVLKETKVEHRTLVQAFQSMYGNACQSLSLAKLTQEELTRQYISTSGLVMSPLNCKHTIKDVYRIKGFACGINKAIQHMLANKSQVKVLYPACGPFAPLLLPLLAHYKQSDRISAEQLQVTLVDIHPGAIKALNQLIADLDIADYIEALVEEDATQFSPTQTFDLLILEAMQHGFSREGFLSIAKHLVQYLHIQGEMIPNQVSVRAMMVIGETEFNQQWEKAEYAHSNHCQPEAIDDRIDLGEILNVNKAMLLRSEIFELDGGIKMLQGNTIELPKDVPDMAKRILAIYSHIDTYGDAMVGQYDSGITHPKPDMTFYVDAKPKAVEHHYFEAKGGDKVCFYYQLTGLPGFVATHG, encoded by the coding sequence ATGCAAAAAGGCTCATCTATAGAATTCTACCAGCAACGTCCTCAATCTCGTGAGACGGTCGGTGTTGAAGAAGTGCAGCAACAAACTCAACAGTTTGGTTTTGCTGAACCCGAAATGGATGAGCTGCTTAAGTACTCATTACGGACTCAACTTGAGGCTATGCTCCAAAACCAACTCAGCACGGCTGAACGCCAACGGCAACTGAAAGAGAGTTTCGCTGCGGCAGTTGAGCTCGTATTGAAGGAGACGAAAGTTGAGCACCGAACACTGGTGCAAGCCTTTCAGAGCATGTATGGCAACGCTTGCCAATCTCTTTCTCTGGCTAAACTCACTCAAGAGGAACTGACTCGACAGTACATTTCCACGTCTGGGCTGGTGATGTCCCCACTTAACTGTAAACACACCATCAAAGATGTGTACCGAATTAAAGGCTTTGCGTGTGGTATAAACAAAGCTATCCAACATATGCTTGCCAACAAGTCACAGGTTAAAGTGCTTTATCCAGCTTGCGGCCCCTTTGCACCATTGCTGCTGCCTTTACTTGCTCACTACAAACAAAGTGATCGAATTAGCGCAGAGCAGCTTCAGGTGACACTAGTAGATATTCACCCCGGAGCCATTAAAGCACTCAATCAATTGATCGCGGATCTCGATATCGCAGACTACATTGAAGCCTTAGTGGAAGAAGATGCTACCCAATTTTCGCCAACTCAAACGTTTGATCTCCTGATACTTGAAGCGATGCAGCATGGCTTTAGTCGGGAAGGGTTCCTCAGCATCGCGAAACATTTGGTTCAATATTTACATATTCAAGGCGAAATGATCCCCAATCAGGTATCTGTGCGCGCCATGATGGTCATCGGGGAGACGGAATTTAATCAACAATGGGAAAAAGCAGAGTATGCACATTCCAACCATTGCCAGCCGGAAGCGATCGATGATCGAATTGATCTGGGAGAAATTCTTAACGTCAATAAAGCCATGTTGCTCAGAAGCGAGATTTTTGAGCTAGATGGTGGAATAAAAATGCTGCAAGGCAACACCATTGAGCTGCCGAAAGATGTGCCAGATATGGCAAAACGTATCCTCGCCATTTACAGCCATATCGATACTTACGGAGATGCGATGGTCGGACAATACGACTCTGGTATTACCCATCCTAAACCCGACATGACTTTTTATGTGGATGCCAAGCCCAAAGCCGTTGAACACCATTACTTTGAAGCGAAGGGAGGCGATAAGGTCTGTTTCTATTATCAGTTAACCGGATTGCCAGGTTTTGTCGCCACCCATGGATGA